The genomic window TGCATTACAAAATCAAGCGCTACAAAATAACCCTCTAACTCCCAACTGCCAAAAATTTGGCGCTAAACGCCAAAATTTTGGCGTTGACTTCCGTTTTCACCCCTCTCTTTTTATTCCCCGTATGCTTTGGCAGGAGCACACGTGGGACAGGTTCTGGAAAAGGGCCAAGAGGGTTCTTTTGACCGCCTCTGTAGTCTTTAACATTCTCGTGATAAGCTTTGTGGCCAGTTCCGCCGCCCGGCGGTTCGGGCTGCTTGAGGGCAAAAAACCGGCGATGGCTAAGGAAAGGGGCTTGGGTGTTCAAAAAACGGTGGACTGGCCCAAACATAATGGAAGATTCCCCGTTTTGTCCTTTGAGGAGGTTAAACGCCAAGCCGAGGCACACCCCAAAGCCCGACGGCTCATTTCCGAGGCAAAAGCGAGGGATTATTCTTATGGCTGGGATTTTTCCCTGCACTACCGCCCCGCCGATTCCGCCTTCTATCATTTGGTTCGGCTTGAAGTCGAACGGTGTGATTGCGAAGGCAACCCTTTTGCAAAAACCGGCTTGCAGTTATTTTTGAACCCGTACGATGGCCGGGTGTTTTTCGTGGATACCATTAAGAATATTCCCCAAGCTTTGGCGGACAAGGAAGTGAAGGAGGCGCTATGAATTGGAAATGGTGGGTTTTGACGGTTCTGCTGGAGGTTTTCTGGCTCACCTCGGCCTTCGCCGACAAAAAGGAATGGCCCCCGATGCCCCCCTTGGACACGCTTATCGGTGATACCACCGGGGCCATAACCATACGCGACTCGGCTTTGATTCCGACTTTTGGCATTTACCCGGTGGGCGAGTGGGGAAAGGTAATATATATCGATACTACTACCTTTAAGAAATATGGCATGGTCATCTTTTTCGACCCCTGGGAAGAGGATTCTCGCAGGTATGTGGAAATTTTAAGTGAACTTAGAAGCAAAGTGGAGAATGAATGGGGGTTTGAGGTATTTTTGGTTGCTTCCCGGATGTCAATTGTTTCTTGCCAGGAGCACCTGTCTGAAAGCAAATTCCCGGAGGATTGGAACTGCGACATTTTTATTATGCCGGATTTCAAGGAACCCCGCCGTTCAGCCGATTCCTTGAAAAAAGCACTTACAAAACTTAAGACTGCTTTTCCCGTCTATCGTCTCAAGCATCCTCTGCGATTGAAAAAACTGGGTTCGAAGCCATACCATCCTACTATCCTGACCATCAAGGAAAATTACTTGATGTACGTTGAACCGGGCGAAAGGGGTTTTTTAACAAAAGGGAATAAAACTGTGATGAAAATGATTTTTAAGTTGGCCTTTCCGGCAATGATTAAAGGATTGGAAGAGGATTGGAAGTATGTTTCCTCGAAAGGAGGTGAGAGAAAATGAAGCGATTGTTTTCATTAAAGGCCGCCACCCTGGTTTTAGCATTGGGGATGTTCGTGGTCGGAGCCAAAAGGCCGATCATTTTCCCGGACTGGCCTTGTTGGAACTGTCACGGATTTCTCAATTGCCTTAAATGCGGCGTGAACACAATTTTTTGAGCGCCGCCAGTTTTCCTGTCTGGCCTCCCCAATTCCAATACTTAGGAAGAGGGGAGGCCAGCGTTTGGTCAAAATTCGGTGGAGGAATTGAAAACATAATGCAGAAAAGGAGGTGATAAAAATGAGACGCTTATTTTCTATGCGGGTGGCTATCCTTGTTTTGGCCTTCGGGATGTTTGTGCTGGGGGCGAAAAGACCCACTGCTGACTGCGTTAAATGTAGAGGGCTGTTTTCTTGTATTATATGTAATGTTGTCTCGTTGCTATGAATGCAATCAGTGTGAACGAATTTTTAGCAAATCAAATTGCGACCGTTCACATATCTTGGGTCTTGTACACGGTTCTTGTCTTCATCTGGACGGTAGCCGCTTTTTTCGTCCATCGACAATTTCTCGATTGGTTCCAGTTTCGGACTGTTCATCTTGTTTCAGTTATTTTGATTGCTCTTTTGCCTCGATTCGGGATGAATTGTCCGTTGAGTATTGCAGAATTCTATTTGCGAATGGGCACGGATTCGGCATTTGTCGAGGGTTTTGCTCTCCACTACCTCCGCAAATTTATCCACGAAGGTATTGGCCCGGCTTTCGTGGATGGATTCACCTTGGCAATGTATTTGGGCACGCTCGCCGCCTATCTATACCGTCCGCCCAAGCGGACGGCAGCGTGGTTCAACCGGTTTGCCGGGGAAAAAGCCAAAATTTTAGTTGAGCGGAAGGGCTGACCGTTGTAAATTCCACCCGGATGAAAAAGCGCTGGAACGAATGGTGAAAGGTCAAGTTCGCCTCATTTTCGTTTTGGGGCTTTCTTTACTTTTTCCATCTTTACTAATCGCACAGGGGACGAAGCTTCGGCTATTGGTCGAGCCGGAAAAAGTGGCTTTTTACACGCTCGACGGCCGCGACAGTTTGGTTTTGACCCCGTACAATACCGTTGCCGACAGCGAGGGGGTCTGGCTGGACACCACGTTGGTCATTTCTCCCTCCGGCGTTTTGGTCGGCGGCGAGTGGCAGCCCGCTGCAGCCGTCGAGAGTCTTTCGGTCAACGTCCGCTTCAACGAAACGGCCCCCATCCAAAAATCTCAAGCCCTCGGCCCCCACGACCGTCTGGCTTTGGTGCAGCCGGCCGCCGTGGCCGCCGGGGAATATCTAAAAGGGAATCTCGTGTCCATCGGCGGCGAGGCGCAAATCGAAGGGGAGGTCGGCGGCGACGTTATCCTCTTTCTGGGGGCCTGCCGCCTCGGAGAAGAAGCGGTCGTCCACGGCGACGTCATCGTCATCGGCGGGGAGGTTTTTCAAAAAGAGGGGGCCGTCATATACGGGCAACTGGCGCGGGAAAGCCAGGAGGAACACCCCAAGCGGCGCTACTTCGAAGAGCCGGAGTTCGGGGCGCTCTCCTTTTCCGGCGCCTACAACCGCGTCGACGGCTTCAACTTGAACATCAAAGTCGGCTACAAGTCGGGGGACTTGAATTCCCGGTTGTGGGCCGGCGGCGGGCATGCCTTTTCCCGCGACCGCTGGCTCTACGACGTCGGCTTCTCGCAAAAACTTTTTGATACGCACCCGCTCTCCTTCGGCGCCTCCGCTTTTCGCCGGACCTGGTCGCAGGATGAATGGGTTCTGGGAAAAGTGGAAAACAGCTTTGCTACGCTTTTTATGCGCGCGGACTTTATGGATTACACGGAAAAAGAAGGGGTTTCGGTTTTTGCCGGGCAGGAGTACAAAAAGATTCACCAGGTCAAAGTGAACTACAGCGTCAACGAATACAAGGCGCTCAAGAAGGAGACCAACTGGTCGATTCTGCGCGGGCCTAAGCGTTTCCGCGAAAACTTTTCCACGCTCCCGGCGGAAACGCTTGCCGCCTATGCCGCGGATTTCAACGCTGAAATTGCCACGTTGACGTTGGAATACAGCTTCGACACACGGGACGACCCGGAAGACCCAAAAACCGGCTGGTGGGCCAAGGCGGAATGGGAGTTGGCGGGAGGTGTTTTGAAAAAGGAGCGGGATTACTCACGCATTGTGCTTCGCTTCGAGCGGATTCAGCAAATCGTTCCCCGGCACACGGCGCTTTTGCACGCCGTCTATGGCACCTCCATCCACCGCCTGCCTTTGCAAAAGCTTTTCTTTTTAGGGGGCATCGGAACTTTGCGCGGCTACCGCTTCAAAGAGTTTTACGGCGACCGGATGGTTTTGATGAATTTCGAATACCATGCCCGGCTCATCGACCAAACTTTCGTTCCCACCCCCGTTTTGTTTTTCGACTGGGGGAAAACCTCCCCCCGTTCCGGCGACCCGGAGTTCTGGAGCGGCCAGCCCTTTAAATACAACATCGGGCTGGGGTTCAAATTCGGCGGCTTTTTGCGGTTTGATTTGGCCAAAGCGCTCAACAACAACCCGCTGCGGTTGACCTTCCGCTTTTCGCGGACTTTTTAGCAGAGTCGGCTTCCATTCAGAATCGTCATAATTGCTTTTTACCCGTGATTTTCTTTTCTTTTATTGATGGGCGAAGTGCGCCTTAATCAATTGTTGAATCTATGTTTATCGACTATGCCGAAATCAGAGCGGTGGCCGGGGCGGGCGGTTCGGGAATGATCGCCTTCCGGCGGGAAAAATTCGTCCCCAAGGGGGGGCCTTCCGGCGGAGACGGGGGAGCGGGGGGCTCGGTATTTGCCCGGGCCAACAGTCAGCTCGCTACGCTCATCGATTGTCAATTCAAAAAGTTCTACCGGGCCGGGCGGGGGATGCACGGCAGCGGCAAAAACGCCTCCGGTTTGGGGGGGGGAAATGTCTTTATCGAAATGCCGGTGGGGACGGTCATCCGGGACAAAAAAACAGGCGAAATCCTGGCGGATTTGACCGAGCCGGGACAGGTCGTGCTGCTTGCCAAAGGAGGACGCGGCGGGCGGGGAAACGCCCGATTTGCCACGCCGAGGCGGAGGGCGCCGCAGTTTTCGGAAGAAGGGGAACCGGGAGAGGAAAAAGAACTTGTTCTGGAGCTGAAACTTCTGGCGGATGTCGGCCTGGTCGGCTTTCCGAACGTCGGCAAGTCCACCCTGCTTTCGGCCGTTTCCGCGGCCCGGCCGAAGGTGGCGGATTATCCCTT from Verrucomicrobiia bacterium includes these protein-coding regions:
- the obgE gene encoding GTPase ObgE, translated to MFIDYAEIRAVAGAGGSGMIAFRREKFVPKGGPSGGDGGAGGSVFARANSQLATLIDCQFKKFYRAGRGMHGSGKNASGLGGGNVFIEMPVGTVIRDKKTGEILADLTEPGQVVLLAKGGRGGRGNARFATPRRRAPQFSEEGEPGEEKELVLELKLLADVGLVGFPNVGKSTLLSAVSAARPKVADYPFTTLIPHLGIVQTDHHRSFVLADLPGLIEGAHLGKGLGHRFLKHIERTRLLIYLLDASSPSPAEDLKKLKNELAQFEPKLVKKPFLVALNKIDLLSKAEAAALKKSWEGKAFLLSAFQHKGTEDLMQAVGKKIYKLGENGKES
- a CDS encoding BamA/TamA family outer membrane protein, encoding MVKGQVRLIFVLGLSLLFPSLLIAQGTKLRLLVEPEKVAFYTLDGRDSLVLTPYNTVADSEGVWLDTTLVISPSGVLVGGEWQPAAAVESLSVNVRFNETAPIQKSQALGPHDRLALVQPAAVAAGEYLKGNLVSIGGEAQIEGEVGGDVILFLGACRLGEEAVVHGDVIVIGGEVFQKEGAVIYGQLARESQEEHPKRRYFEEPEFGALSFSGAYNRVDGFNLNIKVGYKSGDLNSRLWAGGGHAFSRDRWLYDVGFSQKLFDTHPLSFGASAFRRTWSQDEWVLGKVENSFATLFMRADFMDYTEKEGVSVFAGQEYKKIHQVKVNYSVNEYKALKKETNWSILRGPKRFRENFSTLPAETLAAYAADFNAEIATLTLEYSFDTRDDPEDPKTGWWAKAEWELAGGVLKKERDYSRIVLRFERIQQIVPRHTALLHAVYGTSIHRLPLQKLFFLGGIGTLRGYRFKEFYGDRMVLMNFEYHARLIDQTFVPTPVLFFDWGKTSPRSGDPEFWSGQPFKYNIGLGFKFGGFLRFDLAKALNNNPLRLTFRFSRTF
- a CDS encoding DUF2784 family protein, encoding MNAISVNEFLANQIATVHISWVLYTVLVFIWTVAAFFVHRQFLDWFQFRTVHLVSVILIALLPRFGMNCPLSIAEFYLRMGTDSAFVEGFALHYLRKFIHEGIGPAFVDGFTLAMYLGTLAAYLYRPPKRTAAWFNRFAGEKAKILVERKG